From the genome of Mycoplasma anserisalpingitidis, one region includes:
- a CDS encoding transglutaminase domain-containing protein: protein MKKWLKILTLISLASSLSATGCFNTTQAVKQKDKDFDEKAEVIDLRNKYINFNDALYLNTKLNELSFVKRFNSEVSEFINNQIFNIEKINQINSLYKSALEECFNYLKENFIEKLNWIDSEIVKNNLIKNISLEYRNLRVIIHHFITLNTLNENAKNKLTTLTNTVNKIKELKLSANVEIDYEKLMNNNFVVNEREIKNIEYDFITKTIKNYIEYFSKGNFFPLIVERLTYFKNHFDFGLKEHTMQWFITKDKKFTLSPGNAENIEWRLPYMRDNRYGLIKLNSEYIISWLKNYDEWLWVINDEEKIGEINLENVKAFNHYKDFKNEFIANEFKDYENFNINVIDWKYPYPNYDTDYDENISKAMFNYVSEIYGNNWEEHNSQTHKYWITQNYKLPINFDFDLFWNYGHINTRGTISRPITYELLTEQPNYFSDLQQNSLSDLKVKNEFIYKESVNNLFDYPTTSKLIKNDYDYINSENYENIKITRNQFINWRKNWEQLLSKFITKNWNQKQIILALSFYITSNVMYMYKNAKHRSFNTDGNDFYNPASLFETDRTLQCYGYSQNLSLALTLLNIPVRIITGYIFSDTQNPLVSSGGHAWNEVFIDNKWVSVDLTFADYQESWSNFNSELNLEEIFLNRDSGSRTMFRLDFLSYITTIIKYLNKDENGNYVHNYIELPTHYSSEPENELKWENMLPLLREQYKQVIE, encoded by the coding sequence ATGAAAAAGTGATTAAAAATTTTAACTTTAATTTCTCTAGCTAGTAGTTTAAGTGCTACTGGTTGCTTTAATACAACTCAAGCAGTAAAACAAAAAGATAAAGATTTTGATGAAAAAGCTGAAGTTATTGATTTAAGAAACAAATACATAAACTTTAATGATGCTTTATATCTTAATACTAAATTAAATGAGTTAAGTTTTGTTAAACGCTTTAACAGTGAAGTTAGCGAATTTATTAATAATCAAATTTTTAATATTGAAAAAATCAATCAAATTAATTCTTTATATAAAAGTGCATTGGAAGAATGCTTTAATTACTTAAAAGAAAACTTTATTGAAAAATTAAACTGAATAGATAGTGAAATAGTTAAGAATAATCTAATAAAAAATATTAGTTTAGAATACCGAAATTTAAGAGTTATTATTCATCATTTCATTACATTAAATACCTTAAATGAGAATGCTAAAAATAAGTTAACAACATTAACTAATACAGTTAATAAAATTAAAGAATTAAAATTATCCGCTAATGTAGAAATTGATTATGAAAAATTAATGAACAATAATTTTGTAGTTAATGAAAGAGAAATAAAAAATATTGAATATGATTTTATCACTAAAACAATTAAAAATTACATCGAATATTTTAGTAAAGGTAATTTCTTTCCTTTAATTGTTGAAAGATTAACATACTTTAAAAATCATTTTGATTTTGGACTTAAAGAACATACTATGCAATGATTTATTACTAAGGATAAAAAATTCACTTTAAGTCCGGGTAATGCTGAAAATATTGAATGAAGATTACCATATATGCGTGATAATAGATACGGACTTATTAAACTAAATAGCGAATATATTATTAGTTGACTAAAAAATTATGATGAGTGATTGTGAGTAATTAATGATGAAGAAAAAATCGGTGAAATTAATTTAGAAAATGTTAAAGCATTTAATCACTATAAAGACTTTAAAAATGAATTTATTGCTAATGAGTTTAAAGATTATGAAAACTTTAATATTAATGTAATTGATTGAAAATATCCTTATCCTAATTATGATACTGATTATGATGAAAATATTTCAAAAGCGATGTTTAATTATGTTTCAGAAATTTATGGAAACAATTGAGAAGAACACAATTCACAAACTCATAAATATTGAATTACTCAAAACTATAAATTACCTATTAATTTCGATTTTGATCTATTTTGAAATTATGGTCATATTAATACAAGAGGAACTATATCTCGTCCTATAACTTATGAATTATTAACCGAACAACCTAACTATTTTTCAGATTTACAACAAAATTCACTTTCAGATTTGAAAGTAAAAAATGAATTCATTTATAAAGAAAGTGTTAATAACCTTTTTGATTATCCAACTACTAGTAAATTAATAAAAAATGATTATGATTATATCAATTCAGAAAATTATGAAAATATCAAAATAACAAGAAATCAATTTATTAATTGACGAAAAAATTGAGAACAATTATTAAGTAAATTTATCACTAAAAATTGAAATCAAAAACAAATTATTTTAGCACTATCTTTTTATATAACAAGTAATGTTATGTATATGTATAAAAATGCAAAACATAGAAGTTTTAATACTGACGGTAATGATTTTTATAATCCTGCTTCACTTTTTGAAACTGATAGAACGCTTCAATGCTATGGATATTCTCAAAATCTCTCACTAGCACTTACTTTACTCAATATTCCTGTAAGAATAATTACAGGTTATATATTTAGCGATACACAAAATCCATTAGTAAGCAGCGGGGGACACGCTTGAAATGAAGTATTTATTGATAATAAATGAGTAAGTGTAGATTTAACTTTTGCAGACTACCAAGAAAGCTGAAGTAATTTTAATAGTGAGTTAAATTTAGAAGAGATATTTCTGAACAGAGATAGTGGAAGTCGTACTATGTTTAGATTAGATTTTTTAAGCTATATCACAACAATTATTAAATATCTAAATAAGGATGAAAATGGTAATTATGTGCACAATTATATTGAATTACCAACTCATTATAGCAGTGAGCCTGAAAATGAACTTAAATGAGAAAATATGCTTCCACTTTTAAGAGAGCAATACAAGCAAGTAATAGAATAA
- a CDS encoding ATP-dependent DNA helicase, with protein MINLTGKFIKYIIKHEGGNYALLTFKSFVDGKVADNYTIYCTKNIPELNKTYSIWVEKNQKYEGRYTLIKFEKILNESYEIYNFLADNNVNKITIKHLKDTYAENLFTLFQEENPVLISDLRNNFSGIYDLLKSNLELLNEEKIFEENGLSALTDYIKEKIFHNPNAILKDEFVKINPYKLVYDYPIPIVKLDELVRLLEIKSSDELINLDLERVCAYIYSLIIYEQQRNNDTFYELERIYKRSKNYASFDIPVFNDALDYGINKKYFLVEQIDSKIYISLTSTKDEEESISEIISKINSSELLKIEVNNQYLNELDESQKKAFANVWDSNITIISGAPGTGKTFLIAKIIENLKHNKLTDENKVVVLAPTGRAASNVSLKAKVKCKTIHSYLKIDEDDADISANIDDLNQKEILIIDEFSMVNQKIFYKLLYNSKNLKKIILIGDINQLPSISCGNLLKDFIDSKVITTCFLNLNHRSEYKEIPEHFNTIINSNKNPLFDQEVVKIIESDSEDFNQKVVEQYVKKVKEFSIDNVVILIPTYKTEFGINEINNLIQTKINPKGKVVTQTTSLQTKIEFRIGDKVIQTENRYEDNVFNGDIGYITKVEKGTKKNGEDSKYGKKITVEFNSLDGEVKKVTYNESVFKSQINLAYAITIHKFQGSESECVIFPFNPAYDFMLNKKLIYTAVSRARKNLIIIGDYNYYINKVVEEREKEIKVNTKMKNLLIKGFRIR; from the coding sequence ATGATTAATTTGACAGGTAAATTTATCAAGTATATAATCAAGCATGAAGGAGGAAATTATGCTCTTTTAACTTTTAAATCTTTTGTAGATGGAAAAGTAGCTGATAATTATACAATTTACTGTACAAAAAACATTCCAGAGCTTAATAAAACATATTCGATTTGAGTTGAAAAAAACCAAAAATATGAAGGTAGATATACCCTTATTAAGTTTGAAAAAATACTAAATGAATCTTATGAGATTTATAATTTTTTAGCAGATAATAATGTAAATAAAATAACAATTAAACATTTAAAAGACACTTATGCTGAAAATTTATTTACTTTATTTCAAGAAGAAAATCCAGTACTAATTAGTGATTTAAGAAATAATTTTTCAGGAATTTATGATTTACTGAAATCAAATTTAGAATTATTAAACGAAGAAAAAATATTTGAAGAAAATGGATTGAGTGCATTAACTGATTACATTAAAGAAAAAATTTTTCACAACCCAAACGCAATATTAAAAGATGAATTTGTAAAAATAAACCCCTATAAATTAGTTTATGATTATCCTATTCCTATTGTGAAATTAGATGAATTAGTCAGACTTTTAGAAATAAAAAGTTCTGATGAATTGATTAATCTTGATTTAGAAAGAGTTTGTGCTTACATTTATTCATTGATAATTTATGAACAACAAAGAAATAATGATACTTTTTATGAGTTAGAAAGAATTTATAAAAGAAGTAAAAATTACGCTTCGTTTGATATTCCGGTTTTTAATGACGCCTTAGATTACGGAATAAATAAAAAATATTTTTTAGTTGAACAAATCGATTCAAAAATTTATATTTCTCTAACTTCAACCAAAGATGAAGAAGAATCTATTAGTGAAATAATAAGCAAAATAAACAGTTCGGAATTATTAAAAATTGAAGTTAATAATCAATATTTAAATGAACTAGACGAATCCCAAAAGAAAGCTTTTGCAAATGTATGAGATAGTAATATAACAATCATTTCTGGTGCACCAGGAACAGGAAAAACATTTTTAATTGCAAAAATTATAGAGAATTTAAAACATAATAAATTAACAGATGAGAATAAAGTTGTTGTTTTAGCACCAACAGGTAGAGCTGCATCAAATGTTAGTTTAAAAGCTAAGGTTAAGTGTAAAACAATTCATAGCTACTTAAAGATCGATGAAGATGACGCTGATATTTCGGCAAATATCGATGATTTAAATCAAAAAGAAATTTTAATTATTGATGAATTCTCAATGGTAAACCAAAAAATATTTTATAAATTGTTATATAACTCAAAAAATTTAAAGAAGATTATTTTAATTGGTGATATAAACCAACTTCCATCAATTTCTTGTGGTAATTTATTAAAAGATTTTATTGACTCTAAAGTAATAACAACTTGTTTTTTAAATCTTAATCATAGAAGTGAATACAAAGAAATTCCTGAACATTTTAATACAATTATTAATTCAAATAAAAACCCATTATTTGATCAAGAAGTGGTAAAAATAATAGAATCTGATAGCGAAGATTTTAATCAAAAAGTTGTTGAACAGTATGTTAAAAAAGTAAAAGAATTTTCAATAGATAATGTTGTTATTTTAATACCAACATATAAAACAGAATTTGGTATCAATGAAATAAATAATTTAATTCAAACTAAAATAAATCCTAAAGGTAAGGTTGTTACACAAACAACAAGTCTTCAAACGAAAATAGAATTTAGAATTGGTGATAAGGTAATCCAGACTGAAAATAGATATGAAGATAACGTTTTTAATGGTGATATCGGCTATATAACCAAAGTAGAAAAAGGAACTAAAAAAAACGGTGAAGATTCAAAATATGGAAAGAAAATTACCGTTGAATTTAATTCATTAGATGGTGAAGTTAAAAAAGTCACATATAACGAAAGTGTTTTTAAATCTCAAATCAATCTTGCTTATGCTATAACTATTCATAAATTTCAAGGTAGTGAATCTGAATGTGTGATTTTCCCATTTAATCCTGCTTATGATTTTATGTTAAATAAAAAACTAATTTATACAGCTGTTTCAAGAGCTCGTAAAAATTTAATTATTATTGGTGATTATAATTATTACATTAATAAAGTTGTTGAAGAAAGAGAAAAAGAAATCAAAGTTAACACAAAGATGAAAAACCTTTTAATAAAAGGTTTTAGAATAAGATAA
- the asnA gene encoding aspartate--ammonia ligase: MYKSKLNIKNTQKAIELLKFTFTKELHKNLNLTRVSAPLFVFSNNKINDGLNGEKPVIFKAKTIDQDIEIVHSLAKWKRMALKKYNFDTYEGIWTDMNAIRREEDLDNKHSLYVDQWDWEMIINESDRNLEFLFNIVRKIYKSILHTERKLNIEYVELKEKLPKSVKFISSTELYNLYPNLTPEERERAIVKLHGAVFVYGIGDKLEDGLEHSKRAFDYDDWTLNGDLLFYDKINDDCIEISSMGIRVDKKSLLNQKHKLNKSDEFMKEYHQMILNNQLPFTIGGGIGQSRLSMFLLEKKHIAEVQVSLWDEQNNDFFDKNNIEFL; the protein is encoded by the coding sequence ATGTATAAATCAAAATTGAATATTAAAAACACACAAAAAGCTATTGAATTACTAAAATTTACTTTCACTAAAGAATTGCATAAAAATCTAAATTTGACAAGAGTTTCAGCTCCATTATTTGTATTTTCAAACAATAAAATTAATGATGGTTTAAATGGTGAAAAACCAGTAATTTTTAAAGCTAAAACAATAGACCAAGATATAGAAATTGTTCATTCATTAGCAAAATGAAAAAGAATGGCTCTTAAAAAATATAATTTCGATACTTATGAAGGTATTTGAACGGATATGAATGCTATTCGTAGAGAAGAAGATTTGGATAATAAACATTCATTATACGTAGACCAATGAGATTGAGAAATGATAATCAATGAATCGGATAGAAATTTAGAATTTTTATTTAATATCGTAAGAAAAATTTATAAATCTATATTACACACAGAAAGAAAACTTAACATTGAATATGTTGAATTAAAAGAAAAGTTGCCTAAAAGTGTTAAATTCATTTCTTCGACTGAACTTTACAATTTATATCCTAATTTAACACCCGAAGAAAGAGAAAGAGCAATTGTTAAATTACATGGTGCTGTTTTTGTATATGGTATTGGTGATAAATTAGAAGATGGTTTAGAACATTCAAAAAGAGCTTTTGATTATGATGATTGAACATTAAATGGGGATTTATTGTTTTATGACAAAATAAATGATGACTGCATAGAAATTAGTTCTATGGGGATAAGAGTTGATAAAAAATCATTATTAAATCAAAAACACAAATTAAATAAATCTGATGAATTTATGAAAGAGTATCATCAAATGATTTTGAACAATCAACTTCCTTTCACTATCGGAGGAGGAATCGGACAAAGCCGTTTATCAATGTTTTTATTAGAGAAAAAACATATTGCAGAAGTTCAAGTATCATTATGAGATGAACAAAACAATGACTTCTTTGACAAAAATAATATTGAATTTCTATAA
- a CDS encoding M13-type metalloendopeptidase yields the protein MNKNSLKNDFFNHINQEWLEKTQIPSDRPSISGFGELDLAIEKLIIDLTLGFADGSKEMPDNKYIKEYIKLFRKFYNVDQRAQDSYKPAHKILSKIEELKSFDELNKKFIEFQRDFTYLPVDFGVAEDMKNSKINVLWAETPGLILPDKTDYEDVENRDKKLNAWKSMVKKLLIKYGKTEEESEKLLYDAIKFDSLLVESSKNSVEMAQYTKLYNPLNQEEIKKYFIGFDLIKYASELVENKPIDKVIFPNEKIFSVFKDIFNENNFKYYKSALFIFNLLKVAPYLDEESRIISGEFSRFLSGTKEAKSLLKYSVNSALAYYSIPFGIYYAKTYFGEENKKEVEKMIEEMIQVYKERLESNSWLERKTIEKALEKLSKIEYMVAYPEELQPVYDHLFIDENKSLVENIFELNAVRNKFSFKKYLEETNPKYWSMSPATVNAYYNPMKNHIVFPAAILSYPFYSPKNSSAANFGGIGAVIAHEISHAFDNNGSQFDSDGNLNNWWTENDLAKFNKKIEHIIRLFDGREVISEQKCNGTLTASENIADCGGFQCAYEAASRRSDFNRRDFFESWARIWRFKSSDEYIKLLLSVDVHAPAKLRANVHLMNSAEFQEEFDITENDKMYLPKEEMLEIW from the coding sequence GCCATCGAAAAATTAATTATTGATTTAACATTGGGTTTTGCTGATGGTTCAAAAGAAATGCCTGATAACAAATACATTAAAGAATATATAAAATTATTTAGAAAATTTTACAACGTTGATCAAAGAGCACAAGATTCATATAAACCAGCACATAAAATTTTATCTAAAATCGAAGAGTTAAAATCATTTGATGAATTAAATAAAAAATTCATTGAGTTTCAAAGAGATTTCACTTACTTACCTGTTGATTTTGGTGTTGCCGAAGACATGAAAAACAGTAAAATAAATGTCTTGTGAGCTGAAACTCCTGGACTAATTCTTCCAGATAAAACTGATTATGAAGATGTGGAAAATAGAGATAAAAAATTAAATGCATGAAAATCAATGGTTAAAAAATTGTTGATTAAATATGGAAAAACTGAAGAAGAAAGTGAAAAACTTTTATACGATGCAATTAAATTTGATTCATTATTAGTTGAATCTTCGAAAAACAGTGTTGAAATGGCACAATATACAAAACTTTACAACCCATTAAATCAAGAAGAAATTAAAAAATACTTTATTGGTTTTGATTTAATTAAATATGCTTCAGAATTAGTTGAAAACAAACCTATCGATAAAGTAATTTTTCCTAACGAAAAAATTTTTTCAGTATTTAAAGATATTTTTAACGAAAATAACTTTAAATACTATAAATCAGCTTTATTTATCTTTAACTTGTTAAAAGTTGCGCCATATTTAGATGAAGAATCAAGAATCATTTCTGGAGAATTTAGTAGATTTTTAAGTGGAACAAAAGAAGCAAAATCTTTACTTAAATATTCTGTAAATTCAGCCCTAGCTTATTATTCAATTCCTTTTGGTATTTACTATGCTAAAACATATTTTGGTGAAGAAAATAAAAAGGAAGTGGAAAAAATGATCGAAGAAATGATTCAAGTTTACAAAGAGAGACTTGAATCAAATAGTTGACTTGAAAGAAAAACAATTGAAAAAGCTTTAGAAAAATTAAGCAAAATTGAATATATGGTTGCTTATCCTGAAGAACTTCAACCTGTTTATGATCATTTATTTATCGATGAAAATAAATCTCTTGTTGAAAATATTTTTGAATTAAATGCAGTTAGAAATAAATTCTCATTTAAAAAATATTTAGAAGAAACAAATCCAAAATATTGAAGTATGTCGCCTGCAACAGTTAACGCATATTACAACCCAATGAAGAATCACATTGTTTTCCCTGCTGCTATTCTTTCATACCCATTCTACTCACCAAAAAACAGTTCAGCCGCTAATTTTGGTGGAATCGGTGCTGTTATAGCTCATGAAATATCTCATGCTTTTGATAACAATGGTTCACAATTCGATTCAGATGGTAATTTAAATAATTGATGAACAGAAAATGATTTAGCAAAATTTAATAAAAAAATCGAACATATTATTAGATTATTCGATGGAAGAGAAGTTATCAGTGAACAAAAGTGTAACGGTACTTTAACAGCTTCAGAAAATATTGCTGACTGTGGTGGTTTCCAATGTGCTTATGAAGCCGCAAGCAGAAGAAGTGATTTTAATAGAAGAGATTTCTTTGAATCATGAGCAAGAATTTGAAGATTTAAATCAAGCGACGAATACATCAAACTTCTTTTAAGTGTAGACGTTCACGCTCCAGCTAAATTAAGAGCTAATGTTCATTTAATGAATTCAGCAGAATTCCAAGAAGAATTTGATATTACAGAAAATGACAAAATGTATCTTCCTAAAGAAGAAATGCTAGAAATTTGATAA